The Pseudomonadota bacterium DNA segment TCGTGAATAATAATAGATTGCTCGGCGACTTTTGCAAAAGGATATCCGCGGGTGGCGAGTTTGCTAATAAGGACAGTTACAGCTTCAGAAATCTCTTGGGTACGCGCAGGGTAATCGAGTTTAATTCCCAAATTCTTAATATCATCAAAGAGGGGCTTAAGAGAGGAGGGAATGTAAGGACATTTAAACTTAAAAGAGCTGAGGGTATATCTTGTGCCAAGAACAACCTCAAGGATGACTTGAAAAGATCCCGAGAGAGTAACATACAGGCCTCCTTCAAGGAACGGGAAAACATCCCCATCATAATACCCTTCTGATTCGAGTACTTTCTTAAAATGAGGAATATCTTCAAAAATTCGACGTCTTAGTCCCTCCAGTGAAGTTGGCGGTCTATTTTCAAGGGCAATAAGCTCCGAGACCTCCTGAAAAAGAGCTAGAAGCTCTGGATCAGAAATTCCTTTAAAGGACACGGTATAATTTATTCCAGAAGTAAGGGCTGGATGTTTAAGAGGATTTTTTAAAAGAGTTTCTGGATGAAGTAAAGAAGGCAAGTGTGTTTGTGTGGCTTCTTCTTGAGCGTGTGCTTTTAAGAAAAAAAAATAAAAGAAAGAACTTAGGAAAAAGACACAAAAAAGTCTTTTTAAAAGCATCTCTTGATAAAGTTTGTTATTTTGTCCCAAAAATTCGATCTCCTGCATCTCCGAGCCCAGGTGTAATATAGGCTTTTTCAGTGAGTCCTTGGTCTAGAGCGGCGGTATAAAGCGTAATGTCTGGAAAATGACGGTTGAAAACAGCAACGCCTTCAGGGGCAGCAACGAGAGATACAAATCTTATTTTAGACTTCTCAATACCTCGTTTTAAAAGAACATTTACGGCATGTACGGCAGAATTTCCAGTTGCGAGAAGAGGGTCAACAAGAATAAAAAGTCTTTGTTCTGGGTCGGGAAGTTTTACAAGATATTCTACTGGCATTTTTGTGATGGGATCTCGATAAAGCCCAATATGTCCAACAAGGGCGCGTGGCATGAGGTCAAGAAGTCCTTCAACCATCCCGAGCCCAGCTCTTAAAATAGGAACAATCGCAATTTTACTTTCTGCGACGAAGAAAGCTTTCATATGGGTAATAGGAGTTTCGATCATCTGGGGAGCCAGGGGAAGATCGCGTGTGACTTCGTACCCCATCAAAAGAGCAATTTCATTTAATAAACGACGAAACAAGATACTATCCGTTTCTTTCATGCGCATAAGGTTTAATTTGTGTTGAATAAGGGGATGATTCAAAATGTGGAGCTGGGGATAGTGAGACGCATCGGACATGAAACTACCTTTCTAAGAGACTATTTTATTTGTTTTACAAAGGATTGAGAATTTCCTCAAGGACGTTCTTTTAAAAAAGAAGCCTTTTTGGAAAAATATGTCAAAATTTTTAAAACCTTAAAAATTTTTCAGGAGCTAAAATATTTGTGATACTTGTTTGTTTTGGGCTTTTTTTTAAAAGTTAATTATTATAGGTTGGATTAATTCTTTAAAAAACATCTTTAGAGAAATAAACAAATAATTACGAGGGTTTCGTGAAGATTTTTAAGGTATTGACACAAATGTTCCAAAAAGAACGCCTTGGAGCAGCAATTCTTGTTGCTTTCTTAATAACGCCACTTTTAGGGCTTCCTCCAACGCGTTTTGGATTTTATCCTCAGCTTGGAATGATCATCCCATGTATTTGGTTCTTAGGAGGATGCGCTGGACTTTGGAGTTGTTATATTCTTCAGAAAAATCCTTATCTTTCACTCCGAATTTTTAAAATGCCAATTGTGTGGGGGCCTTTTCTTCTCTCAGGTTTGACATTAGGACTCAGTATTTTTCATCCGTTGCCTTTGCGGAATTGGGTGGGCGCAAATCAAGTTCCTGAAGGCATTTTAACGTTCTTAACAATTGGTTTTACGTCATTTGTAGCGGTTGTTGTTTATTATATGAAACGGTATAATAAACTTATTCTGAAGGTTGCTGTTGGAACACTTGTTATTTTAGCAATTTTAACAATTATTGGAGCCCCA contains these protein-coding regions:
- the upp gene encoding uracil phosphoribosyltransferase, producing MSDASHYPQLHILNHPLIQHKLNLMRMKETDSILFRRLLNEIALLMGYEVTRDLPLAPQMIETPITHMKAFFVAESKIAIVPILRAGLGMVEGLLDLMPRALVGHIGLYRDPITKMPVEYLVKLPDPEQRLFILVDPLLATGNSAVHAVNVLLKRGIEKSKIRFVSLVAAPEGVAVFNRHFPDITLYTAALDQGLTEKAYITPGLGDAGDRIFGTK